One Armatimonadota bacterium DNA segment encodes these proteins:
- the mraZ gene encoding division/cell wall cluster transcriptional repressor MraZ: MFRGEHHYSLDEKGRIVLPPKFRAALGNRVVVTRGLDECVAVYSPPEWARNERKLRALSVSRRDFVRFLLASAEDVEIDRQGRMTIPPHLRAYAKIERDAVVVGVGSRLEIWSLQNWERYIARVQAEATAIASELKDLSL, translated from the coding sequence TTGTTCAGGGGGGAGCACCACTACTCGCTGGACGAGAAGGGGCGGATCGTCCTGCCCCCCAAGTTCCGTGCGGCCCTGGGCAACCGGGTGGTGGTGACCCGCGGGCTGGACGAATGCGTGGCCGTGTACTCCCCCCCGGAGTGGGCGCGCAACGAGCGAAAGCTGCGCGCCCTGTCGGTCAGCCGGCGTGACTTCGTGCGGTTCCTGCTGGCGAGCGCCGAGGACGTGGAGATCGACCGCCAGGGCCGCATGACGATCCCGCCGCACCTGCGGGCGTACGCCAAGATCGAGCGGGACGCGGTGGTGGTCGGGGTCGGCAGCCGGCTGGAGATCTGGAGCCTGCAGAACTGGGAGCGCTACATCGCCCGGGTGCAGGCGGAGGCGACGGCCATCGCCTCCGAACTGAAGGACCTGAGCCTGTAG
- the rsmH gene encoding 16S rRNA (cytosine(1402)-N(4))-methyltransferase RsmH, with protein sequence MDEPAHVPVLLEETIRWLQPRPGGVYVDATVGTGGHAEAILERIGPGGLLVGIDRDGDALELAARRLARFGSAVVLVQETYAAIKEVLRAQGLERVDGVVFDLGVSWLQLSRAERGFSFALPGPLDMRMDRRQRTTAADLVNSLPEQALADLLWRYGEERWARRIARAVVRARPLRTTDELARVVRQAIPRKAWPRAIDPATRTFQALRIAVNDELTHLQKAIPDAAEVLREAGRLCAITFHSLEDRTIKHTFLRLSRGCTCPPGASACTCGGKRWLRILTRRPVTPTAEEIARNPRARSAKLRVAERIADANAMTAGREREG encoded by the coding sequence ATGGACGAGCCCGCGCACGTTCCGGTCCTGCTGGAGGAGACGATCCGGTGGCTGCAGCCCCGCCCCGGGGGCGTCTACGTGGACGCCACGGTGGGCACCGGCGGCCACGCCGAGGCCATCCTGGAACGCATCGGCCCCGGCGGGCTGCTGGTGGGGATTGACCGGGACGGGGACGCCCTGGAGCTGGCCGCCCGCCGGCTGGCCCGGTTCGGGAGCGCGGTGGTGCTGGTGCAAGAGACCTATGCGGCCATCAAAGAGGTTCTGCGCGCCCAGGGGCTGGAGCGGGTGGATGGGGTGGTGTTCGACCTGGGCGTTTCCTGGCTGCAGCTGAGCCGGGCCGAGCGCGGGTTTTCGTTCGCGCTGCCGGGCCCCCTGGACATGCGCATGGACCGGCGGCAGCGCACTACGGCGGCGGATCTGGTCAACAGCCTGCCCGAACAGGCGCTGGCGGATCTGCTGTGGCGTTACGGCGAGGAGCGGTGGGCGCGGCGGATCGCCCGGGCCGTTGTGCGGGCGCGGCCCCTGCGGACCACCGACGAGCTGGCCCGGGTGGTCCGGCAGGCCATCCCGCGGAAGGCGTGGCCGCGGGCCATCGACCCGGCGACGCGGACGTTTCAGGCGCTGCGCATTGCGGTGAACGACGAGTTGACGCACCTGCAGAAAGCCATTCCCGATGCGGCGGAGGTACTCCGGGAGGCAGGGCGACTCTGCGCCATTACCTTCCACTCCCTGGAGGACCGAACCATCAAACACACCTTCCTGCGCCTCTCCCGTGGGTGCACCTGTCCTCCCGGGGCCTCCGCCTGCACCTGTGGGGGAAAGCGGTGGCTGCGCATTCTCACGCGCCGGCCGGTCACCCCCACCGCCGAGGAGATCGCCCGCAACCCCCGCGCCCGGAGCGCCAAGCTGCGGGTGGCGGAGAGGATCGCCGATGCAAACGCGATGACCGCTGGACGCGAGCGGGAGGGCTGA